A stretch of Arthrobacter sp. NEB 688 DNA encodes these proteins:
- a CDS encoding ATP-binding cassette domain-containing protein: MSTSTPAVEIRGLRKSFEDHVVLAGVDLTVAPGTVHALLGPNGAGKTTTVNILTTLLAPDGGTVAVLGHDVEREPRLVRACIGLTGQFAALDDLLTARENLVLVGRLHHLPAGEVRRRCAELLERFGLEDVADQRPSTFSGGMRRRLDLAMGLVGRPSVLVLDEPTTGLDPRSRRATWDVVRELVTERVTVVLTTQYLEEADRLADHVSLLDGGRVVAAGTPAELKRRVPGGHVRLGVADLDALDAARRAVGGEPDPDALALDVPGSGDVPALRALLDRLDEAGVRVDDLAIRTPDLDDVFLALTGRPTPDDAAEEALR; the protein is encoded by the coding sequence ATGAGCACCAGCACCCCGGCCGTCGAGATCCGCGGCCTGCGCAAGTCCTTCGAGGACCACGTCGTCCTCGCCGGCGTCGACCTCACCGTCGCGCCCGGGACCGTCCACGCCCTGCTCGGCCCCAACGGCGCCGGCAAGACGACGACGGTCAACATCCTCACGACCCTCCTCGCCCCGGACGGCGGCACCGTGGCGGTCCTCGGCCACGACGTCGAGCGCGAGCCCCGGCTCGTCCGCGCCTGCATCGGCCTCACCGGGCAGTTCGCCGCGCTCGACGACCTCCTGACGGCCCGGGAGAACCTCGTCCTCGTCGGGCGGCTGCACCACCTGCCCGCCGGGGAGGTGCGCCGGCGCTGCGCCGAGCTCCTCGAGCGCTTCGGGCTCGAGGACGTCGCCGACCAGCGGCCCTCGACCTTCTCGGGTGGGATGCGCCGCCGGCTCGACCTCGCGATGGGGCTCGTCGGGCGACCGAGCGTCCTCGTCCTCGACGAGCCGACGACGGGCCTGGACCCCCGCAGCCGGCGGGCGACCTGGGACGTCGTGCGCGAGCTCGTGACCGAGCGCGTGACGGTCGTCCTGACCACGCAGTACCTCGAGGAGGCCGACCGCCTGGCCGACCACGTGTCGCTGCTCGACGGCGGGCGGGTCGTCGCGGCCGGCACCCCGGCCGAGCTCAAGCGCCGCGTCCCCGGCGGCCACGTGCGCCTGGGCGTGGCCGACCTCGACGCGCTCGACGCCGCCCGCCGGGCGGTCGGGGGCGAGCCCGACCCGGACGCCCTGGCCCTCGACGTGCCCGGCTCGGGCGACGTCCCGGCCCTGCGCGCCCTCCTCGACCGGCTCGACGAGGCCGGCGTCCGGGTCGACGACCTCGCCATCCGCACCCCCGACCTCGACGACGTCTTCCTGGCCCTCACCGGCCGCCCCACCCCCGACGACGCGGCCGAGGAGGCCCTGCGATGA
- a CDS encoding ABC transporter permease — MTTAVPTAPTRSRPFADAMTMLGRQLRHARRYPELTVIVLLVPVVLLVLFVLVFGGTLGAGLGPAVAGGRGAYADYVLPGILVMTVASIAQGTSTTMAMDTTQGIIDRFRTLSISPGAVLSGHVLAATIQSVGSMAVVTGVGLAVGFRPRASVTDWLLVLALLAALSLAVSWLSVALGLASRTVESASNYPMPLVLLPFLGSGFVPTGSMPAGLAWFAEHQPFTPVMDTLRGLLLGTGVATGTAWLAAGWCVVMAVVGWWLARRLYARPRRA, encoded by the coding sequence ATGACCACCGCTGTCCCCACCGCCCCCACCCGCTCGCGCCCGTTCGCCGACGCGATGACCATGCTGGGTCGCCAGCTGCGGCACGCCCGCCGCTACCCCGAGCTGACGGTCATCGTCCTGCTCGTGCCGGTCGTCCTGCTCGTCCTGTTCGTCCTGGTCTTCGGCGGCACCCTCGGCGCGGGGCTCGGGCCGGCCGTCGCCGGTGGGCGGGGCGCCTACGCCGACTACGTCCTGCCGGGCATCCTCGTCATGACGGTCGCGTCCATCGCGCAGGGCACGTCGACGACGATGGCCATGGACACCACCCAGGGCATCATCGACCGGTTCCGGACGCTGTCCATCTCCCCGGGGGCCGTGCTCTCCGGGCACGTGCTGGCCGCCACGATCCAGTCGGTGGGGTCGATGGCCGTCGTGACCGGCGTGGGGCTCGCCGTCGGCTTCCGGCCGCGCGCCTCGGTCACCGACTGGCTGCTCGTGCTCGCTCTCCTCGCCGCGCTCTCCCTCGCGGTGTCGTGGCTCTCGGTCGCTCTCGGGCTCGCCTCGCGCACCGTCGAGAGCGCGAGCAACTACCCGATGCCGCTCGTGCTCCTGCCCTTCCTCGGCAGCGGGTTCGTCCCGACCGGGTCGATGCCCGCCGGCCTCGCCTGGTTCGCCGAGCACCAGCCCTTCACCCCGGTCATGGACACCCTGCGCGGGCTCCTCCTCGGGACGGGGGTGGCGACCGGGACCGCGTGGCTCGCCGCCGGCTGGTGCGTCGTCATGGCCGTCGTCGGCTGGTGGCTCGCCCGCCGCCTCTACGCCCGACCGCGCCGGGCCTGA
- a CDS encoding lysylphosphatidylglycerol synthase domain-containing protein, with translation MTRMWGPGLRLALGAAAAATVLAVALPRVVGTSWRPIAEALTHPSAVQLGLLAALWLLGLWVHTPALTAALPGLSHRRALLLNLSGSCVSNLLPLGGAAGTVVNWRMARGWGFGSAAFGRWALVTNLVDTAVKLLLPGVVLCWFALAGDRGTARLAVPGALGLALLLVLLTGVVLLGRDDRAVRRAGGALDRLAARHRRVPSAPEGWGERGARFRAESADLVRRGWHRMLGAKILYALFQALLLWACLVVVGAPSAPLLVASAFVVERLLSMLVLTPGATGVVEVGMAGALTALGTPAAPAAAGVLLYRAFVVGMEVPVGGLALGGWWLAHRRAVRRVRGAVALHPAPVPEVLGAHDAGSIPTEGAPRWSTPASAAPGSPSAG, from the coding sequence ATGACGAGGATGTGGGGTCCGGGGCTGCGGCTGGCCCTCGGTGCGGCGGCCGCCGCCACCGTGCTCGCCGTCGCGCTGCCGCGGGTCGTCGGCACCTCGTGGCGGCCCATCGCCGAGGCGCTGACCCACCCGAGCGCCGTCCAGCTCGGGCTGCTCGCGGCCCTCTGGCTCCTGGGCCTCTGGGTGCACACGCCGGCCCTGACGGCCGCGCTCCCCGGGCTGAGCCACCGCCGGGCGCTCCTGCTCAACCTGTCCGGCTCGTGCGTCTCGAACCTCCTGCCGCTCGGCGGGGCGGCCGGCACGGTCGTCAACTGGCGGATGGCCCGCGGCTGGGGCTTCGGCTCGGCCGCGTTCGGCCGCTGGGCCCTCGTGACCAACCTCGTCGACACCGCCGTCAAGCTGCTCCTGCCGGGGGTCGTCCTCTGCTGGTTCGCGCTCGCCGGCGACCGGGGGACGGCGCGGCTGGCGGTGCCCGGCGCGCTCGGCCTCGCGCTGCTGCTCGTGCTCCTCACCGGGGTCGTGCTCCTCGGGCGCGACGACCGCGCCGTGCGCCGGGCCGGCGGCGCCCTCGACCGGCTCGCCGCCCGGCACCGCCGCGTGCCCTCGGCCCCCGAGGGCTGGGGGGAGCGCGGCGCCCGCTTCCGCGCCGAGAGCGCCGACCTCGTCCGGCGCGGCTGGCACCGGATGCTCGGCGCCAAGATCCTCTACGCGCTCTTCCAGGCCCTCCTCCTGTGGGCCTGTCTCGTCGTCGTCGGCGCCCCCTCGGCCCCGCTGCTCGTCGCCTCGGCCTTCGTCGTCGAGCGCCTGCTCTCGATGCTCGTCCTCACGCCGGGCGCGACCGGGGTCGTCGAGGTCGGGATGGCCGGTGCCCTCACGGCGCTCGGCACCCCCGCGGCACCGGCCGCCGCCGGCGTCCTGCTCTACCGGGCGTTCGTCGTCGGGATGGAGGTGCCGGTCGGCGGGCTGGCCCTCGGCGGCTGGTGGCTCGCCCACCGGCGCGCGGTTCGACGCGTCCGCGGTGCGGTCGCCCTGCACCCCGCGCCGGTCCCGGAGGTGCTCGGGGCGCATGATGCGGGGAGCATCCCGACCGAAGG